In a single window of the Papaver somniferum cultivar HN1 chromosome 8, ASM357369v1, whole genome shotgun sequence genome:
- the LOC113301658 gene encoding short-chain dehydrogenase TIC 32, chloroplastic-like: MIEFSSNFIPGSRKKRRSMWRLLSRFRGPSGYSASNTAEEVTHGIDATGLTAVITGASSGIGAETARVLSLRGVHVVMAVRNMTAGRAVKDAIVKENPNAKVDVMELDLSSIAAVRKFAAEFKSKDLPLNILINNAGVAISFTLSEDKIELTFATNHLGHFLLTELLLETMKITARKSNIEGRVVNVSSALHWIAEKIRFDKINEDTGSYVFQLYAQSKLANILHANELARRLKEEGVQITANSLHPGVITTGIYQHCYLRVVFNSFLGKFLKNVQQGASTTCYIALHPNLKGITGKYFVDNNFSKQSRNAKDTEEAKKLWDFSMNLVRNK; this comes from the exons ATGATTGAGTTCTCTTCAAATTTCATTCCAGGAAGCAGAAAAAAGAGAAGATCAATGTGGCGGTTGTTGAGTAGATTCAGAGGTCCATCTGGTTACTCAGCTTCCAACACAGCTGAGGAAGTAACACATGGAATCGACGCCACTGGACTAACTGCTGTTATCACTG GTGCGTCAAGTGGAATTGGTGCCGAGACTGCACGTGTTCTTTCATTACGTGGAGTTCATGTAGTCATGGCAGTCAGGAATATGACAGCCGGTAGAGCAGTCAAAGATGCAATAGTTAAAGAAAATCCTAATGCTAAAGTTGATGTCATGGAGTTAGACCTTAGCTCCATTGCTGCGGTCAGAAAATTCGCTGCGGAATTCAAGTCCAAGGATCTTCCCCTCAACATTCTTAT TAACAATGCGGGAGTTGCAATCTCCTTTACGCTTTCCGAAGACAAAATAGAGCTAACTTTTGCAACCAATCATCTCG GTCATTTTCTATTGACGGAGCTTCTGCTGGAAACCATGAAGATTACGGCACGTAAAAGTAACATAGAAGGAAGGGTTGTCAATGTTTCATCTGCGTTACACTGGATAGCGGAAAAAATTCGTTTCGATAAAATTAATGAGGACACAGG GTCCTATGTCTTCCAGTTATACGCACAATCCAAACTCGCAAATATATTGCACGCTAATGAGCTTGCAAGACGCCTCAAG GAAGAAGGGGTGCAAATAACGGCAAATTCACTTCATCCAGGAGTTATTACGACCGGTATATATCAGCATTGCTATTTAAGGG TTGTATTTAATTCATTTCTTGGGAAGTTTCTCAAAAATGTTCAACAG GGGGCATCAACAACATGCTACATCGCATTACATCCGAATCTCAAAGGCATCACCGGAAAGTATTTTGTGGACAACAACTTCTCAAAACAGAGCCGAAATGCTAAAGATACAGAAGAAGCCAAGAAATTATGGGACTTCAGCATGAATTTGGTCCGCAATAAATGA
- the LOC113301659 gene encoding short-chain dehydrogenase TIC 32, chloroplastic-like: MWLFGRGSSGFSFSNTAEEVTNGIDATGLTAIITGAASGMGAEVARVIALRGAHVVIADRNVTAGRAVKEDIIKESHNAKVDVMELDLSSMASVRKFADEFKSSGLSLNILINNAGIATNFKLSQDNIELVFATNHLGHFLLTNLLLDTMKSTARKSKIEGRIINVASALHWLSSYGEGIRFDNINEKITGRHILWSYTQSKLANILHANELARRLKEGEVHITANSLHPGTIVTPIYQHTPNTGKFLSILGRLFTKNVQQGASTACYVALHPDVKCISGQYFVDNNISTSHSKARDILLAKKLWDFSMEMTQN; this comes from the exons ATGTGGTTGTTTGGAAGAGGTTCATCTGGATTCTCATTTTCTAACACAGCCGAGGAAGTGACTAATGGAATCGACGCTACTGGTCTTACTGCTATCATCACTG GTGCAGCAAGTGGTATGGGTGCCGAGGTTGCACGTGTGATTGCGTTGCGTGGTGCTCATGTTGTCATTGCTGACAGAAATGTGACAGCAGGTAGAGCTGTCAAAGAAGATATAATAAAAGAAAGCCATAACGCTAAGGTTGATGTTATGGAATTAGACCTCAGCTCCATGGCATCAGTGAGAAAATTTGCAGACGAATTCAAATCGTCGGGTCTCTCACTCAACATTCTTAT TAACAATGCTGGAATTGCGACCAATTTCAAGCTTTCCCAAGACAATATAGAGTTGGTATTTGCAACCAATCATTTAG GTCATTTTCTTTTGACAAATCTTTTATTGGATACCATGAAAAGCACAGCGCGTAAAAGCAAAATAGAAGGAAGAATTATAAATGTTGCATCTGCATTACACTGGTTGTCATCATATGGTGAAGGGATTCGCTTCGATAACATCAATGAAAAAATAACAGG GCGACATATTTTGTGGTCATATACACAATCTAAACTCGCAAATATATTGCATGCTAACGAGCTCGCTAGACGCCTCAAG GAAGGTGAGGTTCATATTACGGCAAATTCACTTCATCCGGGAACTATTGTCACCCCAATTTATCAGCATACACCTAACACCG GCAAATTCTTATCAATTCTTGGGAGACTTTTTACAAAAAATGTTCAGCAG GGGGCATCAACAGCATGTTATGTCGCGTTACATCCCGATGTGAAATGCATTAGTGGACAGTACTTTGTTGACAACAATATCTCAACATCACACTCTAAAGCTCGAGATATATTACTAGCAAAAAAATTATGGGATTTCAGTATGGAAATGACCCAAAACTGA
- the LOC113303263 gene encoding blue copper protein-like, with protein sequence MGSTGRVLFSVLVVFCISAEPNLANQYAVGDTLGWAPYVDYQSWVGGKTFTVGDTLVFNYGPTDTVDEVRAAEYSSCASDKPITSDSSGLTKQLPSNSQSHPLSPSGLRNLASTSQLLFPLQLNLF encoded by the exons ATGGGAAGTACTGGGCGAGTTTTGTTTTCGGTCTTGGTTGTGTTTTGTATTTCTGCAGAGCCAAATTTGGCAAATCAGTATGCTGTCGGTGACACCTTAGGTTGGGCGCCGTATGTGGATTACCAATCATGGGTTGGTGGGAAGACGTTTACTGTTGGTGACACCCTAG TGTTTAACTATGGACCAACGGATACAGTTGATGAAGTGAGAGCAGCCGAATATTCTAGTTGCGCTTCGGATAAACCCATCACCTCCGACAGCAGTGGATTAACCAAACAACTTCCCTCGAACTCCCAGTCCCATCCTTTGAGTCCATCTGGTCTTCGTAACTTGGCATCCACAAGTCAACTACTATTCCCTCTGCAGTTGAACCTGTTTTAA
- the LOC113304986 gene encoding uncharacterized protein LOC113304986, whose product MTSLSSIKVPLFEGKNFEHWRLQMENIFTYQEVWDIVKDGYVEPVEGAVVEEAAQTLLTENIKKNFKATYIIHQGIHESLMERVIYIKQAKAAWDGLVSYYTGSDKVKKVRLQTLKRKYELLQMETTETISDFFSKTLNLVNDMKNNGDTIEDSSIVEKILKILPEKFESKVTAIEKCNTVATMTLNELLGSLQAYEQRLQEKIVAAKQV is encoded by the coding sequence ATGACGAGTTTAAGTTCAATTAAGGTACCTTtgtttgaaggtaaaaacttCGAGCACTGGAGGTTGCAGATGGAAAATATTTTCACATACCAAGAGGTATGGGATATTGTGAAAGATGGTTATGTAGAACCAGTAGAAGGAGCTGTAGTTGAAGAAGCTGCGCAAACCCTATTAACTGAAAACATAAAGAAGAATTTTAAAGCCACATACATTATTCATCAAGGTattcatgaatctctcatggaAAGAGTGATTTATATTAAGCAAGCTAAAGCAGCATGGGATGGTTTGGTAAGCTACTACACAGGATCTGACAAAGTCAAGAAGGTTAGATTACAAACTCTGAAGAGAAAGTATGAATTGCTGCAGATGGAAACTACTGAAACAATATCAGATTTTTTCTCAAAAACATTAAACCTTGTCAATGATATGAAAAATAATGGTGATACTATAGAAGATTCATCCATTGTAGAgaagattttaaaaatattgcCTGAGAAATTTGAATCAAAGGTTACTGCCATAGAAAAATGCAACACAGTTGCAACTATGACTCTTAATGAGTTGTTGGGTTCATTACAAGCTTATGAACAAAGATTACAAGAGAAAATAGTTGCTGCAAAACAAGTTTAA